Genomic DNA from Nomascus leucogenys isolate Asia chromosome 10, Asia_NLE_v1, whole genome shotgun sequence:
CTTGCTATTCTCCTCCTCACCCACTCTGTTCCCGCCACACTGGACTTGCTGTTCCTTGCACTTGCAAGCTGACTCCCACCCCTCTAGGCTTTTGCACCGGGAGTTCCCTGCACCGGGAAAGCTCTTCCCCCAAATGGCTccatgctttgttcttttgcttctgTAGGTCTGTGCATAACGTCACTTCCTCCAAGGCCCTTCCTTCCCTGACCCCTGTGGAAACAagctcttcctgtctctctctcatcattttttttttaaaatttgtagcaTTCATCACTACCTGACATTACATACTGATGTGCTTACTGTCCCTTTCTCCCAGACTGAacttcatgagggcaggaactTGTCTCCTGTTCACTGCCATGTTCCTAGAAGCCAGAGGAGTGCCTGATGCAAAGGAGGTGCTCATACACATGTTTTGAGTGAATCATCCAGTCCTTGCCCTCCAGCCCGTTTGGATGGCCAGTGAGGACAGGACTGAGAAGCAGGGGTTTGGGAGAATACTAAGCCCTGGATTgggtggtgggaggagagaaTTGAGAAGCCTTCTAGGAGGACCCTGGAGGATCTGAGCAGGGCGATGGGAAGAAGGGGCATTTCTGGCAAGAAGCCAGCCCAGCAAGTCCTGGAGGTGGGACTGACAGCACCATCTCCCCGGGAAGTTTGAGATTCTCACAACCTCCCCGTACCTGTACAGGACAGGAACCCTGAAACCCAGCGCCCCCTGGTGGTCAGACAGTAACATGAACGACCAAGTCCAAGTGgtcaccatttattgagcacctcaaCTTCTCCGATCTTCCATTTCCTCCCAATGGTGCCTTGatgcggggcgggggggggggaaGGGGGCTGATTACATTTTCAGAGGAGAAATGGGAGATGAAAGAGGCTAAGTCACCGACAGGCTCAAACAACCCTGCCTCCAGGGTCCAAGGTTTGGGGAGCCCATCCAACCCCTCTTCACCCATGACAGAAATACCAGGAGAGATTCGAGAGGGGATGGGTGGGGGAGGGCCAATTCCACGACCTGTGATATTCGAGAGCTTTGGAGGGAGCCCTTGGTGTGACCCCTTCCGACTGGGTGTCTTAGGGCCATTTACCACTTCAGGCTACAGCCAGTGAGGCCGTGGTGGAGACGAAATGAGGGTGCAGCGCGTGCTGCACACGAAGCGCTGGAAGGGAGGCATTGTGACAGCGGCTGTGAATGGCGTGTGTCCATCAAGTCACGTCACTCCGCTTACTCCACTGCGGGCAAACAGGAAACATCAGGAATCTGGTGCTCGAGGAGGGTCAGGACCATGCTGAGCGCACCCAGCACCAGCAGAGGCACTGGGCAGGAGGTCCCCAACCAACCCCCACTCTCTCAGGAATCACAAGGTGTtcagccccctcctccctgggACCCAGGAGTCCACGACCCCAGgccctccttcctcagccacaGATGCCTGGGTCCCCAGCCCCACTTCCTCTAGCCCTAGACCTGGccctctcctccctcagacctAGGATGgccccccagccccctcctccctcagagccAGAAGCCCAGTTCGAGACCCTTCTTCCCTGAGACCTCGAAGTCTGGGGTCCCAGCTTCTTCAGGGTTTCAGGTCAGTGGGCCCCCGTCTTCTTCCCAACCCGACATGGAAGGCCGGGTAAGGTAACGGGTTTATTCACAGTGTCATTTACAGGCAGCCCCCACCCCGGAGCATCAGATCCCGGCCGGAGGCCCGAAGTCGCTAGAAGGTGGGGACGGCCTTGGAGGCGGGGGGCTGCGCCGGATCCCTGGGCGTCCCCGGCGTCGCCTCCTCGTCCAGACCCCGGCGGCCCTTGCCGATGGCCAGGCGGGGCCGGCCGCGGTTCAGGCCGTCCAGGAGCGCGCAGGCCTGGCAGAGCGTGCGGCTGGCCAGCGCCCCACAGCGGGAGCAGGCGCCGGGGCGCGGGGGCCGCGCGGCCGGGGCCAGCGCCAGGCGCTCGGCCGAGTGCACGAGGTCCAGCACCGCCGACGGCCGCGCCGCCTCCAGGCGCTTGAGCAGGTCCCGGGCGTGGCCGCGGAAGGCCTCGGGCGCGTAGACGCACTCCTCGGAGAAGTAGTCGAGGCGGCGGAAGTGCGCGTACAGCACCACCTCCTTCTGCGAGGCGAACTGCAGCGGGCGGCAGCGCGGTAGGGCGCCCCCCTCGCCCGGAGAGCCCAGGCCCCCGCCCCGGGCCAGCCGCCCCGCGTCGCCCCGCAGGAAGTTCATGAGCACGGTCTCCGCCATGTCGTCGGCGTTGTGACCtggtggggagagaagggagcGGATGAGGTGGGGCGCGGAGGGCGCTGCTGGCCAGGGAGCCCCCCCGGGGAACCGAGGGTCCACCAGGACCCAGAGAGAGACTGGGAGGGGAGACCCACGGAGACCCAGGGCACAGTGGGGCCGCCAGGACCCAGAGAGAGACGGCGAGGGGGAGAGCAAGCCATGGAGACAGACCCCCAAACATGGTGCGACAGCCAGGATTCAGAGACAGGGATGGCGAGAGAGAGCCATGGAGACCCCTAGGGCACTGTGGGCAACCAGGACCCAGAGAGAGACGGGGAGGGGAAGACCGAGCCATGGAGACCCTCCGAGAACCGTGAAGCAGCCAGGTGCAGGCTGCAGGTggacacaacaaaaaatcaaagagaaacaTAAGTTCCCCTGGCGCAACTTGGGGGTGCCTTCATGTACCACCCGCCTATGCATAGCGGACCTTATGCTAGTTGCCCTTTCATATAAGGAGTAAAAGTGCATTATGCTGCTAATAACCTTATCAGCCTCAGTTAAAACCGTAATTCAAACTGTACACAAAAATCAGAATGGCATTAGGCATTTAACCGAGAttctcaggagagctgatgggGTAGGCAGGCTGCTGTCTCCCCCACCGCCTAGGGAATCCATGGCCTAATTCTGGGAACCTGTTAATATGTTTGGTTGTAgggcaaaggggaattaaggttgcaaGTGGAACTGGGGCTGCTAATCAGCTGCCTTTACAATAGGGACAGAATGGTGCGTTATCCAGGTGCGCTCAAGGTAATCACAAAGACCCTTAgagtggaggagggaggcagaaaagGGAGAGATAGGACCATGGAGATCTTTGAACATAGTGGGCAGCCAGGACccagagagagatggggagggggagCCTGAGCCATGGAGCCCCTCTGGGCACCATAGGATAGCCAGGACCCAGAGACCGGGAGAGGGCGATGGGGCCATGGAGCCCCCCGGGCACTGTGGTGCAGCCAGGTGGTGGCTGGAGGTGGACACAGCAGGAATCGAGAGGGGGAACACACAGAAGCTCCCTGGGGAACTTGGGGATACCTCATTTGCCACCCGCCTACTGCATATGGGGGGTGTGAGGGCAGAGGCAAGGTTAGAGTGATGCAAACGGTGTAGGACTCAAACTGCCATCcttggctttgaaaatggaggaagagctgggcacagtggctcatgcctgtaatcccagcactttgggaggccaaggtgggagaatcacctgaggccatgagttcgagaccagcctggccaacatggcgaaacccccatctctactaaaaatataaaaattagcaggtcatggtggcaggcatctgtaacgccagctgaggaatgagaatctcttgaacctgggaggcagaggttgcagtgagccgaggtcgctccactgcactccagcctgggctccacagcaaggctctgtctcaaaagaaaaaaaaaagaaaagaaaatggaggaagggACCGTCAGccaggaatgtgggcagcctccggaagctggaaaaggcaaggaaatggaccGCCTTGCCCCAGAGCCTCCAGGAGCATGTTTGCTACTGCAAACGACATCTGGTTGAATGTTTATTGACTTAAAGTTGTAAACCACATTAATTAGGGGAGACCGGATTTGCCCCACACCTTGTCATTACAAACCCACTTAAGAGCGCCCAGTTTTGTAATAATTATTACAACAATTATTATACTATGCCTTTGAAAATGGAGtgtataggccgggcacggtggctcaagcctgtaatcccagcactttgggaggctgaggtgggtggatcacgaggtcaggagatcgagaccatcctggctaacacggtgaaaccccgtctctactaaaaatacaaaaaaattagccgggtgtggtggcgggcgcctgtagtcccagctactcgggaggctgaggcaggagaatggcgtgaacccgggaggcggagcttgcagtgagccgagatcgcgccactgcactctagcctgggggacagagcaagactcagtctcaaaaaaaaaaagaaaatggagtgtATAAACAAAGGGTAGAAATCACCTTGCAAGTCAGGGATTTTTCTGGAAGGCTTCATTACTTTTAGAAGTACAATTAATAAGTTATTCTATCAAATTAACTTTAAAACCCGAGGCagcctctcattcttttttcccccccCCGAgctggaatcttgctctgtcgcccaggctggagtacagtggcgtgatctcgactcactgcaacctctgcctcccgggttcaagcaattctgtctcagcctcctgagtagctgggattacaggcgcccgccagtacactcagctaatttttgcattcttagtagagatgaggtttcaccatgttggccaggctggcctcgaactcttgaccttgtgatctgcctgcctcagcctcccaaagtgctgggattacaggtgtgagccactgtgcccagccgaagcCTTTCATTCTTTCCATACACTGTCTGCTCTTGTATGGAAAGgattattcttcccattttcaaTCACAGAGATCTAGGGATTTCTCCAAAGTTACTCAGTAAGGAAAGGGCCACACCAGTGAATGAAGCTCAGTAAGCCTTCCCCAGAGCCAGTGGCCCTACCTAGCATGGTGGCAGATGACAGACTAAGAACTACTTTTGCCTTCATACACTTTGAGTGTGCTGATTCTCTCcaaccatcatctctcacctccaTCACTGCAGCTGGCTTCCCACTGACTGGTCTCCTTGGCTTTGTCCCTGCCCCTCCAACCCAGGTTCCTCACCATGGCCTAGGTGAGCTTTTCAAAGTGGAACTCTCTTCATGTCACTTTTACTGGTTCCACCACAGCCTACAGGGTAAGGCCTGACCTCTTCCACCTCTCCAGCCTCCCCTGCCCTTGCTTTCtgggctccagccacactggaccTCTTGGGGTAGCCCAAATTGGCTTTTCACAGGCCAGTAACCTCTCCCCAATTCTTACCCCCTTTCCTCTTCACTGTGAGCCTTCAGATTTCAAAACAGTTCCTTGACCCCACTCCTTCCACGTCATAGGGTTCTCTGTGTGTACACAGAGTCCATAACATGTCCATACATGGTCAATAACATgtataatgtttataattttgtaCCTGATAACCATGCGAAGGTAGGAACTTGTGCATAACTGTATTCTCAGCCCTAGCCTGACAACGATGATGATAATAGCATGTATAAAATGTGTAATCTACATTATATCATACACGTTATGTAACATAACTATAATATAGATAACGTTATACTTCTACTGACTCATCTAATTGTCATAACAAGTTTATGAGCTGGGCACCATTCATAGTCCTGCTTTAGGGATGGGGTGAAACAGAAGTACAGAGTGGTTAAGAACTTTGGTATGGCCACAGTTGGGATCCGGCATATAGCGGAAACTTAGCATCTGTTTGTTGAAGGAATGgatgaaaaagagagaataaaaaagttatcttccagcactttgggaggctgaggcgggtggatcacgaggtcaggagatcgagatcatcctggctaacatggtgaaaccccgtctctactaaaaatacaaaaaattagctgcgcgtggtggcaggcgcctgtagccccagctactcgggagactgagccaggaaaatggcgtgaatccggtaggcagagcttgcagtgagccgagatcgcgccactgcactccagcctcggagacagagcgagactctgtctcaaaaaaaaaaaaaaaaaaaaaaagtttatcaaaGAGGACAGGCCAACTAAGAAAACGAATTAAGAAATGGAGATAGTTTTTAGAGTAAGAGCTGGATTCTGAAAGGTGGACCATAAGAGATCAGGCATGttagaaatacttaaaaataagtaaagaaccAGAGATCTAATCTCCAGAGATTTTCACCTCCCACCCCTTTGGCAATCTGTGGAGACCAAGACGGTGGCCAAGACCCAAAAACCTTTGTGATCACTGCCTGGCCCCTCTGTCTCCCCAGCGTCTTGAACCTTTAAAGGGCCCCAGCCCCAAACTGCAGCATGCGCACTTCCGCATCTCAGTACAGGGATCCTCCGGTTAAGCCACCAGGGTCTCCTCGCCGGCTTCTGGAGCATGCGCCTGAGTCCCCTTTCAGGTCCCGCCTCCTCGCCCGTGCATGCGCCCCACTGCCTCCGAGAGTGCCGCTCTGCGGCCGGTACTACGCTCACCTGTCACGATGTGCGTGGCTCCCACGCGGCGCGCCCCTTCCTCCAGCGCCCGGCGCCGCAGCACTCCACAGAAGGTGCAGCAGGAGCGGCTGCGGCCGGAGCCGGCTGTGCTGCGGGCCACGGCGTCCATCGTCCAGCCCCCGAAGAGGTCTTCGTAGGCCACGACCGTGAGCGGCAGCTCCCAGCGCGCCGCCTGGCGCCGCACGGCCGCCAGCGCCGCATCCCGGTAGCCACCGATGCCCTCATCGACGGCCACGAGCTGCAGTGAGATGCCCAGGCGCGGCGCCAGCGCGCGCAGCACGTGCGCCAGCACCGTGGAGTCCTTGCCGCCCGAGGCGCCCACGGCCACCACCGCGCCGGGCGGCAGCAGGCGGCCGGCGAGCACCGTGTGCAGCACCTCGGCCTCGAAGGCGGCGCAGAAGCAGGCACCGCACAGCGCTTGGCCCGAGAGCGGACGGCGGAGGGCGGCGCGTGCAGCATGGCAGGAGGCGCACGGCGGGGCGGGCATTGCGGGAGGGGTCGGCTTCTCctagacagggagagagaggaggtgggtTACACATGGATTCCGGATTGCAGGGTCCCTGCCATCGGGGAGATTGTCTGGATTGCACCTCTGCCCGGAATAGACCAGGGAGACGTGTGCACGGGTGGAGTAGCTTCTTCTAGCGCTGGGGATAGGACGGTTATAAATAGGTCCGGTGTAAGGGAGCCACTGCCttagggaaggcttcttggaTTGCACCCATTATGCACGAAGAAGAGAAGGAGCTTAAGAAGCTGGCTTCATGGGTAAAGAGAGGGAGCGACAAGCAGGTTATACCCAGGATTAGGTTGTGTCCTGTCCAGAGGGATGGGGGTGTATATTAAGGCCCATTTGTCACAACCTCCAGGGAGGCCACCCTTGTTACAGCCCTGATCAGGACAAGGTAGGTATCATTGGCCTGGGCCACCAGGGCTGTTAAAAGCCCTTGGGAGGTGAGGGGTTTATGACGCTAAGGGCAGAGGGAGGCCAGGGGACTGAAGCTCTGTGCGGCGGGAGGTGGAAAACAGGAAAGGCCAATTGATTTCACTTTGTAGGGTGGGATACGGTCTCCAGGAATGGGTTCTGATTGCATCCTATGAAAGGCAGGGTGATCACCTTCTCCAGGGAACACAGGCAGCCTGGATCACACCTCTCGGGAGACCAGCTGGGGCTGCACACATTTTGAGGGTGAGAAAATGGGTGGGCCTCCGAGATTGAACTCAACCCTGCTCTGGTATCAGAATGCCCCACAAGCTTCTGTGGTCTCATCAAGATATGGATCAGCCCATCTTTGACCTTCATCTGTTATCTTTCCTACCTCATCCTTCCCCACCCAGCCAAGACTCCAACCCTCCAGTCAAATCTTGGTCCTGCCTGCCTGGTGAACCCATAAAAACTCCCCAGGCTCAGTTCTCCTCCCCAAGCCACCATCACCTCCAGCCTGGACTACTGCAGTCACCTCCTTGCCATTCAGAGCAGGTCACGCTGCCTCTAGGATTAACCACAATGTGTGGAATTATTTTATGTGAATGTGTATTTACCGTCTCTAACTTCCATGCAAGTAGAGACCAGTGCCACTCAGATGTCTAATAGGCATCTCAAAACCCAAATTCCTGATTCCTCCAACCCAACGTGCTTCTCCTGGAGTACAGGGCAGCTCCATCCTTCTAGCTGCTCAGGCCAGAAGCTTTGGGGTCCAGGACCCTGGACTGCTCTTTCCCTCACTACACTTGTCACGCTCCCAGTGGGTGGCACCAAATTGCAATGCCAAGTCCGGACCTTTTCAAACTCCAGGTACCTAAATGAAATTTAGCAAATCCTGTTTGAATGTAGTTTCAAAACAGCCAAACACTTAGGACCGTCTCCACGGCAGCACCCTAGTCCGGTCTGTCTCTCTCCTGGACGGCTGCATGGGGCTCCCCACAGGTCTCCTGCTCCCGCCTTGCCTCCTCCACACACACTCGTTCACATAACAGCCAGTGGGATCGTGCCCTGAATCTTCTCAGCATCCTCCCCTGGATCCCATCTCACTGTAGTGTAATAACTGCTAATGGCCGATGAGGCCCTACATGTCTGACTGCTTGTTTCTCCAACCTCCTCTCCTTCAGCCTTGATGTCTACTCTGACACCCAAGGAATACTCCTGCTCCAGATGTTTGCACTGGCTCTCCCCTCTGCCCTGAGTACTCTTCCTGCCACTGAGCCCAAGAAGCAGCCCTCGGGACTCATCTGCAGTGACCATCAGGCACATCTGTCACAGCTGAGCAGCAACCCTTGGAATCTTTCCTCCCCCGACTTTTGACTCACTCCTTCTGTGCTCCTGGATTTCCTGCTCAATTCTCTTTTGGGGAGGCCTCTTCATGTCCTCAGGTCCTGCCTAGCACCCatctctttccattctttttaagatttttaattttttttttttttttttttgagatggagtctggctctgtgacccaggctggagtgcagtggtacaatctcggctcactgtaacctctgcctcccagggtcaagtgtttctcctgcctcagccacccgagtagctgggagtacaggcgtgtaccgccatgcctggctaatttttttttttttttttttttttgtatttttagtagagacagggtttcaccatgttggccaggctggtcttgaactcctgacctcaagtgatccacccgcctcggcctcccaaagtgctgggattacaggcgtaagccactgtgcccagcctctttccatTCTTCTGAGCGCCTCCGAATCATGATATTCAGATGTCCCTCCTGGCTGGtcctccacatggctggggtACCTTTCAGATGTTCAGACCCTAAGTGCCCAGACAACATATTTCTTCCTTGAAAGGCAGAAACCTGTTCTTGCCCATCTGTTCCCTCTCTTCTGAGAGCAGCCACCACCTTTCATCCAGCACATCTGCAGGACAGGACGTAACGTCACCCTGGACTCATCTCTCCTCACCCCCTAAATCTACAGTCACCCAGTCCTGGGGGTCCACGTCCTGAGGAAGGGAGACCCTCGCAAGGGACAAGGCTGCACAAGTTAGCAGAGTCTCATAGGCCATGATGTGGAATTTTAGGTTTATTCAGGAGGAGATGGGAGCCTCGGGAGGTTTTTGAACAGGAAAGTGGTATGATCTGGCATGTTTTAAAAGGATTCCTAgactggtcaacatagcgagacctcatctctaaaaaaattaataaattagctgcacctggtggcacaggcctgtagtcccagctactcaggaggccaaggcgggaggatcacttgagcccaggaggtcaaggctgcagtgagccatgatcgcaccagtgcactccagcgtgggtgatagagtgagaccttgtctcaaataaaaaaaaaagtgggattcGTTTGGCTGCTGTGTGGGGAGGACTGTTGGTTGTCAGGGACAAGGACAGAAGGCTGGAGGTCAGCACACTAGACAGGAGTGGTGGCAGTAGAGGTGGGAAGAAGTGAAATTTTGGATCTATTTTGAAGGTGGAGCCCACAGGACTTGTATAAGACTGATTGGAGTGGGGACTGGGGCAATGACGAGAGAAAGTGATGAAGGGTAACTTTGAGGTTCTGGCCTGAGCATTGGAGGGACGGTGGGGCCATTTTGTGAGGGGAGAAGACCAGGAATTCCATTTGGACATGTCAGGTTTGACATGCATGTTAAGCGTCTTCCCTCAAAGACTTTATGGACCCTAGTCACTGAGTCGTGCGCCTCTACCAGGGCCCTCAGAGCTGCCCTGATCTGACTAGCTGTCACTGGTGACAGGTCTGTCTTTCTGCTTCTTCAAGGCAGGGACAGGGTGGGTCTGGTGCCCTTGCTCCCGCCACCTTGTGCAGAGtcggtgctcagtaaatatctgtagGATGAGGGAATAATAAATGCTCCCAGAAGAGAGGCCGCGGACCCCAGGGATGCCTCTGGATTGCAGCCTTGTCAAAAAGACAGATAATGTGTGGCATGGGGGCGGGGACAGGCAGATAGTAACATAGGGGCGGGGGCAAGCAGATGGTCTTATCCTGTCTTGGGGAAGGGAGTGGCCCGGTAAGAGACAGACCGGACCGCAGCGTTCAAAGTGGGAATCCTGGCTACAAGTCCTCAGGGACACGGGCGCTGGGAAATCACAGAGGCCTTACGCTCGGAGAGACCCTCAACCCTCCCACGGCACCGCAACAAAGAGCCAGAGTCCACATGCCGACCCACCGCAGGAGGAAATACTCACCCGGGCAGAACTCAGTGCTGGGACGCCCACACTGCCCACCACGCGGAAGCCTGGCACGGAAGTGACTCCAAGACTACCACTCCCACAAGGTCTTGGGGCTTTCCTGCCTAGAACTCCCAGAAGCCCATGCGACACTTCCGCTGGATGCGTCCACGGCTCCGGGGTCCCGCTTGACCTACAACTCCCAGAAACACTCGCATTGCTCTTTCTGCCGCTCCCAAAATACACTGTCCCCATTTCCCCCGCGTTTACTTTCTGCGCCTGCGCGCGGGCGCAGGGAGCGGCGGAGCTGCGTGTACTGCTGTTGTCATGGCAGCGCGCTGTCACCCGGCAGGTTGCTGGATGGGCGAAGTAGTTGTATTCTGATTAACTGATTTTATGGGATTATTATAGGATTTTAAGGGATTACAGGGCCTATGATTTCTGCCCTTTGAGGCGGGGTTGCTGGTGGGAATTGAAGGTGGAACTGCAGGGGTTGGTCGCTAGTGTAAAAGGCGCAGATAGCGCATGCGCAGAGCAGACTTCGAGGATTGGAGTGGAACTCCGCGCGCATGCAGGGGCTGTGGTGATGCGCGTGCTGGAGACCCAGACTCTAAACAGAAGGATCCAAAGACCCTTCTCACCTAACCCAGGAGCGCAGAGGCTCAGAGACTCAGACCCTTGAGACTAAGGGTGTTAAAACGCAGACCCCTGGCACCAAAGCACCTGAGAGAACCAGTAGACCTGGAGACAACCGTCTGCACCCTAGACACAGGGATCTGGAGGCCTCCGCCCTCCCCACAAGGCCCAAGGGCCTTGAAGACCCCGGTGACTCAAATACCGGGGCACAAGGAGTCTAAGGACTCAGATATCTGAGACCCGGGTCCCCAAACCTAGGTCCtcaaaaaaactgaggctcaaaattCCTCTAGatggcgcggtggcttacgcctgtaatcccagcactttgggaggccgaggcaggtggatccgaggtcaaaagatggagaccatcctggccaacatggtgaaatcccatctctactaaaaatacaaaaattagctgcgcgtagtggcacgcgcctgtagccccagctactcgggaggctgaggcaggagaatggcttgaacccagaaggcagaggttgcagtgagccgagatcgcgccactgcactccaacctggccaccgggtgagactctgtctcaaaaaaaaaaaaaaaacctctagatTAAGGGACAACCAGAGCCTTAGACTGAGATGTGGAGATGTGCAGAAAGCCCCAGGATGTGTAGGTCTACGGTGAGTGATGACGTGAGAAGGAACCCCATGCAGCCTGTAGCCCATTTTTTCCCCCATAACAGGAAACCATGATGCCTTCCTTTCAGATTAAATGAGCTCTGTGAGGTCACTGTTAAGCCTTATCATGGGCCAGTTCTGTTCATCTGTGTGCATTGGttcatttgttgaatttatttccTGAGGTCTCCTTGTGCCAGGCTGCCCCTGGGCTAGGTTTAGGTGACACAAATGAATCAGACTTGGTTACTGTCCTCTGAGCATCCCTCACCCCTTACACCACCACCCCATCCTCCTGGTGGGGGAGACAGGGACTTAGTC
This window encodes:
- the CTU1 gene encoding cytoplasmic tRNA 2-thiolation protein 1; the encoded protein is MPAPPCASCHAARAALRRPLSGQALCGACFCAAFEAEVLHTVLAGRLLPPGAVVAVGASGGKDSTVLAHVLRALAPRLGISLQLVAVDEGIGGYRDAALAAVRRQAARWELPLTVVAYEDLFGGWTMDAVARSTAGSGRSRSCCTFCGVLRRRALEEGARRVGATHIVTGHNADDMAETVLMNFLRGDAGRLARGGGLGSPGEGGALPRCRPLQFASQKEVVLYAHFRRLDYFSEECVYAPEAFRGHARDLLKRLEAARPSAVLDLVHSAERLALAPAARPPRPGACSRCGALASRTLCQACALLDGLNRGRPRLAIGKGRRGLDEEATPGTPRDPAQPPASKAVPTF